CGCGCGAACAGACCTTCGTTGAAGAAAAAGTGGAAGTCCTGTCCCAGATACTCCGCCACGACGCTGACGCCCTGGGCGTGGCTTCGTTCAGGAGCGGGCGCGTCCTCGTTCGCGCGGAGCGGCCGGTTGAAGATACCGAACAGTCCCGCGCCCACGTTGAGCTCGGGCGTGAGCTGGTGGCCGAGCACGCCGGACACGTCCAGGCGCCGGTCCGTGTACTCGTCGACGACGATGTCGCGCACGCGCCGCTCGCGGTCCAGCTTGGCGTACTGCCCGAAGAGCGTGCCTGTCCACCTGCTGCCGCGGATGCTCGGGTCTTTGTACAGGGAGAAGACGTTGCCGCCGCGGTTGCCCGCCATCGCTCCGAGGACGAAGAGCTTGTGCAGGCCGAAGACGTTGCTCTCCAGGAGGAACAACCCCGCCTGCCACTGGCCATTGCTGGAGGTGAACATGGGGATGGGCAGCAGCGTCCAGCGCTCCTCCACCTTGATTCGCAGCGCCACGCCGTCGCCCTCCTGACGCGTGCTCACCTCGACGTGCTCGAAGAGCTTCAGGTTGAGCAGCCGTCGCTTCAGCTCCTCCGTCGCGCCGGTGGTGAGCAGTTCCCCACGTTGGGTGCGCAGCGCGCGCAGGATGACGACCTCCTTCGTGCGCTCGTTGCCTTCGATGTCGATGCGCTCGATGCGCCCGGTCAGCTCGGGCTCGGGCTCGGGCGGCACCTCGGGGGCGGCGACGGCGCGGGACAGCTCCGTCGTGGGCTCGTCCGGGGGTGGCTCCTGGGCGCGTGCGTCCGATGGCATCAGCGCGGTGTTGAGCGCGAGCACCAGCCACGCCGGTGGATAGGTGCACACGCAGGATGAGAAGGGCCTCATGCGAGACTCCTGGTGACGGTCATCGCGTCACTCGGGGGAGACGCGAACGGTGTCGTGGAGCCGGTCCATGAGTCGGAAGACGGTCTCCAGGTCTTCAGGGGTCAGTGTGGCGAAGAAGCCCGCGAGGGCCGTTTCGATGCGCTCGCGGATGCCGCCATAGATGGACTGGCCTTCCCGCGTGAGGGCGTTGACCACGGTGCGCCGGTCCGAGGGATGACGCTTGCGCTCGACGAGCCCCCGGGCCTCGAGCCGGTCCACCACGCCGGTGATGCTCTTGTCGTGGATGTCCGCCAGGCGCGAGAGGGTGCGCGTGTTCAGCGGCCCTTCGTGACCCAACCAGATGATGACGTGGCTCTGGGGCGAGCTCAGGTCGTGCGCGTCGCAGAACTGGCTGACGGGGTTGCGCAGCACGGAGCGGTCCCGGTTGAAGTCCAGCAGCTTTCCGA
The genomic region above belongs to Myxococcus guangdongensis and contains:
- a CDS encoding MarR family winged helix-turn-helix transcriptional regulator, whose product is MRKKATKTSVDGSRVLREQGARFFGKLLDFNRDRSVLRNPVSQFCDAHDLSSPQSHVIIWLGHEGPLNTRTLSRLADIHDKSITGVVDRLEARGLVERKRHPSDRRTVVNALTREGQSIYGGIRERIETALAGFFATLTPEDLETVFRLMDRLHDTVRVSPE
- a CDS encoding POTRA domain-containing protein produces the protein MRPFSSCVCTYPPAWLVLALNTALMPSDARAQEPPPDEPTTELSRAVAAPEVPPEPEPELTGRIERIDIEGNERTKEVVILRALRTQRGELLTTGATEELKRRLLNLKLFEHVEVSTRQEGDGVALRIKVEERWTLLPIPMFTSSNGQWQAGLFLLESNVFGLHKLFVLGAMAGNRGGNVFSLYKDPSIRGSRWTGTLFGQYAKLDRERRVRDIVVDEYTDRRLDVSGVLGHQLTPELNVGAGLFGIFNRPLRANEDAPAPERSHAQGVSVVAEYLGQDFHFFFNEGLFARLNLRQGFDLGSGSRDYRQATLTAAYTHALFGNHALTLSGTLDAVEGDSTLDAVLLGQRTGTRGFTLATLWAERAAIATLEYQVPLWSPSLATFTAHAFIDAGHVEWSNTVTRYVAPGAGLRMYLRSVAVPALGLDVTRAPQTRELVVSFAAGLSM